A stretch of DNA from Sulfurospirillum tamanense:
CAAGGTGCGTACTTTTTCTTTGGTGGCACGCTGCGGGCTAAGGGTGTATACTTCTAGAGCCAAACGAAATAACTCTTGGTGCTGGGCATCAAGAAGCGAATGGTTAACACTGTATTGGGGCTTCCATGTAGGCAACATGCGATTCCTTTTTTTGGTGAGGTATCCTAAACTATTGTGGGTAAATTTCGCCTTAGAGAGATTATGCTACACTTGCTCAAATATACCTCAAAGGAGATTTCTATGCATAAAAAAAGTATTGAATTACTCAACGCCGCTGTGGCGGATGAGCTAAGTGCCGTACACCAGTACATGTATTTCCATTTTCACTGTGACGACCAAGGCTACAACCTGCTCTCAAGCCTCTTTAAACGCACCGCCATTGAAGAGATGATTCATGTGGAAAAGCTAGCAGACCGCATCTTGTTCTTGGGCGGGGATGTAAACATGGAGCCCCAAGACCCTGTAAAACGCGTTAAAGACGTTAAAGAGATGCTTGAAATGGCATGTAGCATGGAAGAAGCAAGCGCTAAAGACTACAATAAAATGGCCTTAGAGTGCTCTGCCAATGCTGACTCGGTATCTAAAAAGATTTTTGAAGAACTCGTAGCAGACGAAGAGCGCCACTATGACGCTTATGACCGTGAGCTTGACAATCTTAAACGTTTTGGCGACAAATACCTTGCCCTTCAATCCATGGGTGGTGGTGCCGAAGCTCCTACAGGTCGCCCACAATAAGCCTCTTGGGTGCTTTACATGTAAAGCACCCAAAAAAGACTCGAACACAAATGTAACATAAAAAAGATTGGTTATAAAAAGAAGTTTTGTGGTCACCTTTTAAAAAAGGTGGTGCGGATGAGAGGACTCGAACCTCCACACCGTCAGGCACCAGATCCTAAGTCTGGCGTGTCTACCAATTTCACCACATCCGCATAGTAAAGAAGAACATTTCAGTGGTACGCCCGTCAGGATTCGAACCTGAGACCTACGGCTTAGAAGGCCGTTGCTCTATCCAACTGAGCTACGAGCGCATCTCTTAACTGAACTGTAAATAATGGTGCGCCCGATAGGAGTCGAACCTATAACCTACAGATCCGAAGTCTGTTGCTCTATCCAATTGAGCTACGAACGCAAACGCGCTTTAGAAAAAATGGGGTGAGTGATGGGAATCGAACCCACGGCCCTCAGAACCACAACCTGATGCTCTAACCGACTGAGCTACACCCACCATCTCAAAAAGCCTTAATCAGTGGTCGGGGTGAAAGGATTCGAACCTTCGGCCCCTTGGTCCCAAACCAAGTGCGCTAACCAGGCTGCGCTACACCCCGAAATTTCGGGTAACATTTCCCACAGACGTTTTGAGGACGTAATTTTAGACAAATTTACTTTTTTTGTCAAGGAAAATTTGTTCTTTTTGGGCTCTGACGATAATAATATTTCTTTTTAATAGTTATTGCGCCAAAAGTAGAGATTTTTTTGACGAATTAACTTTTTTGATTAAGAATTTACGCTCAGTTTACGCAGCTAGTCTACTATGCGCTCATCATATCTTAGAAAAAGGATGAAAAATGACTCAAACGCTTAGTAGAAGAAGCTTTTTAAAGCTCTCTTCCGGAGCAGCGGCTGCGGTTGGTCTTTCGACCATTCCAGGGACGCTAGGCGCATTAGGCAACAAGCCACAGGCGATTTCTGGTAGCGCCAAATTTGTTCCTAGTGTATGTGAAATGTGTACGAGCTCCTGTACTATTGAAGCTCGTGTAGAAGACGGTAAAGGCGTCTTTATTCGCGGTAACCCTAACGACAAAGGTCGCGGCGGAAGAGTGTGTGCAAGAGGGGGCTCTGGCTTTAACCAAATGTACGATCCAAACCGCTTGATTAAACCTATCATGCGCACGGGTGAGCGAGGCGAAGGAAAGTGGAAGGAAGTCAGTTGGGACGAAGCTTACACTTTTATTGCCAAAAAAATGGACGAAATAAAGCAAAAGCATGGTGCGCACACTATGGCATTTACAGCGCGCAGTGGATGGAATAAAGTATGGTTTCACCATCTTGCACAAGCGTATGGTTCGCCCAATATCTTTGGTCACGAAGCTACTTGTCCTCTCTCTTATGGTATGTCAGGAAAAGATGTATACGGTAGCAGTATCGGACGCGATTTTGCCAAAGCAAAATACATCATCAATATGGGGCACAATGTTTTTGAGGGCATTGTTATCTCCTATGCACGCCAATACATGAGCGCATTGCAAAATGGTGCCAAAGTTGTTACTTTTGAACCACGCCTTTCTGTTATGGCTTCCAAAGCAGGCGAATGGCATCCGATTAAACCAGGGCATGATTACCCGTTTGTACTGGCTTTCTTAAATGTTCTTATTAATGAAAACCTTTACGATAAAAAATTCGTTGAGAAAAACTGCGAAGGATTTGAAGAGCTTAAAGCCTCTGTAGCCGAATACACTCCAGAAAAAATGGCCCCAGAGTGCGACATTCCAGCAGATACCATCCGCCGTGTTGCACGCGAATTTGCTGCAGCGGCCCCTAAAGCTATCTTTGATTATGGTCACCGCGTTACCCTTTCATCCCAAGAGCTTGAACTACGCCGTGCCATCATGATGTGTAATGCCCTTGTAGGTGCCGTAGAAAAAGATGGTGGCTACTATTTGCCAAAAAATGCAAAACTTTACAACTCTTTCATGGGTGAAGAGGACGCTAAAGCTCCAGGGCTTAAAAAACCAAAAACCCCTGCATACCCTAAAGTAGAAGTGCCACGCATTGACCGCATCGGAGAAGAAGATTGTGAATTTTTCCTAGCTAGCAAAGGCCAAGGCATTACAACACTCGTGCCAAAAGCTGCACTTAATGAGCTTCCAGGCGTGCCTTACAAAATTCACGGTTGGTTTATTGCACGTAACAATCCTGTAATGACCTATTCTAATACAGAAACAGTCATCAATGGCATGAAAGAGATGGATCTTGTTGTTGTTGTGGATTATCAAGTTTCAGATACTGCTTGGTATGCTGATATTGTACTACCAGACACAACGTATCTTGAGCGTGATCAAGAGCTTACTGCTGGTGGGGGCAAGAATCCAAGCTACAGCATTGGACGTCAAAAAGTGGTTGATCCTATCGGTGATTCGCGTCCGGGCTGGAGAATCGCTAAAGAATTGGCTTCGAAAATGGGTCTTGATGAATATTTCCCATGGAAAGATGTTGAGGATTACCGCTTGCAACAAGTGGGTGGTGATGTCAGCCTTTTAGCAGAACTTAAACTCAAAGGTTTAAAAGGCTACGGGGTGCCTCTCATGCTTCAAGAGAAAGCCAGTGTAGCTAAATTTGTAAAGCAATTCCCAGGTGCTGCCGCAAATGTTAACGAAGATGGCGTGTTTGATTTGCCAAAGAAAATTCAACTGTTTAGCCCTAAGCTTGAAAAAGTTTCTGGAACAGGTGGCTTAAAATACAACCCATTTAAGTATAAAGAAGCAGATGAGCTCTATTTTGTTAACGGAAAATCTGCAGTACGCACCAATGGTGCTGGCGCCAATAACGAATGGCTTAACAACCTTCAAACTGATGGCGGCGCGTGGATTCATCCAAATACAGCCAAGAAACTAGGTATTAAAAACGGCGATACCGTTGAAGTATACAACAAGTATGCCACTGAGCGCGGCACAGCGGTTGTTACAGAAGGAATTCGTGAAGATACTATCTTTGCTTATATGGGCTTTGGACACATTAGTAAAAAATTACGCTACCACGGCAATGGGATTAATAGCAATGCGCTATACCCATCATTCACTGGACAAAACTCCGGTATGGATTTGCATGTTGTTGGCGTTAAAATTAGAAAAGTATAAGGAAGGGATCAATCATGGCTAAAAAATATGGAATGATTCACGATGAAAATCTGTGCATCGGTTGCCAAGCATGTAACATTGCGTGTCGGTCTGAAAACGACATCCCTGAAAGCGTTTATCGCCTCCAAGTATGGGTTAATGGCCCTAAAAAGCTTGCTGATGGGAACATGGTTTTTGAATACCACCGCCAATCTTGCGTCCACTGCGACGACACACCTTGTGTAAAAGTATGTCCTACCAAGGCATCTTATATTGATGAAAATGGCATTTCTTTGGTTAACGTTGACCTGTGTGTAGGTTGTCTCTACTGTAATGCAGCATGTCCTTACGATGCGCGCTATGTGCATCCTGAGCACAAAGCACCAGATAAATGTACTTTCTGTAAAGAGTCACGTCTAGGACGCGGGGAAGAGCCTGCGTGTGTGACCGTATGTCCTACGGATGCACTTGTCTTTGGAGACATTAACGATCCAAAAAGCAAAATTAGCAAAGTGCTTTCCCAGCGTGTCACATACCGCCAAAAAGCACACCTTGGCACAGAGCCAAAAATGTTTATCGTACCTAACAAGAAGGGAGGAGTTCAGTCATGAGTCCAATGTGGGGATCTACCGTACAATACGGCGGTATCGTTTGGCCTTGGCCAATCGCAGTGTACCTCTTTTTAGCAGGTCTTTCAGCAGGTGCGATTATTTCAGCAATCGTGATTAAGTGGATGAAAGGGAATGACAGTTCTCCTTGGGATGGCATTATTAAAGCAGGTG
This window harbors:
- the phsA gene encoding thiosulfate reductase PhsA produces the protein MTQTLSRRSFLKLSSGAAAAVGLSTIPGTLGALGNKPQAISGSAKFVPSVCEMCTSSCTIEARVEDGKGVFIRGNPNDKGRGGRVCARGGSGFNQMYDPNRLIKPIMRTGERGEGKWKEVSWDEAYTFIAKKMDEIKQKHGAHTMAFTARSGWNKVWFHHLAQAYGSPNIFGHEATCPLSYGMSGKDVYGSSIGRDFAKAKYIINMGHNVFEGIVISYARQYMSALQNGAKVVTFEPRLSVMASKAGEWHPIKPGHDYPFVLAFLNVLINENLYDKKFVEKNCEGFEELKASVAEYTPEKMAPECDIPADTIRRVAREFAAAAPKAIFDYGHRVTLSSQELELRRAIMMCNALVGAVEKDGGYYLPKNAKLYNSFMGEEDAKAPGLKKPKTPAYPKVEVPRIDRIGEEDCEFFLASKGQGITTLVPKAALNELPGVPYKIHGWFIARNNPVMTYSNTETVINGMKEMDLVVVVDYQVSDTAWYADIVLPDTTYLERDQELTAGGGKNPSYSIGRQKVVDPIGDSRPGWRIAKELASKMGLDEYFPWKDVEDYRLQQVGGDVSLLAELKLKGLKGYGVPLMLQEKASVAKFVKQFPGAAANVNEDGVFDLPKKIQLFSPKLEKVSGTGGLKYNPFKYKEADELYFVNGKSAVRTNGAGANNEWLNNLQTDGGAWIHPNTAKKLGIKNGDTVEVYNKYATERGTAVVTEGIREDTIFAYMGFGHISKKLRYHGNGINSNALYPSFTGQNSGMDLHVVGVKIRKV
- a CDS encoding bacterioferritin; translated protein: MHKKSIELLNAAVADELSAVHQYMYFHFHCDDQGYNLLSSLFKRTAIEEMIHVEKLADRILFLGGDVNMEPQDPVKRVKDVKEMLEMACSMEEASAKDYNKMALECSANADSVSKKIFEELVADEERHYDAYDRELDNLKRFGDKYLALQSMGGGAEAPTGRPQ
- a CDS encoding 4Fe-4S dicluster domain-containing protein yields the protein MAKKYGMIHDENLCIGCQACNIACRSENDIPESVYRLQVWVNGPKKLADGNMVFEYHRQSCVHCDDTPCVKVCPTKASYIDENGISLVNVDLCVGCLYCNAACPYDARYVHPEHKAPDKCTFCKESRLGRGEEPACVTVCPTDALVFGDINDPKSKISKVLSQRVTYRQKAHLGTEPKMFIVPNKKGGVQS